In one window of Candidatus Abawacabacteria bacterium DNA:
- a CDS encoding transglycosylase domain-containing protein produces MITAFVVSAFSNIKNTNTISQLTIYDRHHQVLAQWTIGNTKDQPQLASRALSSLLITEDQRFFSHNGIDILALARAVYERVSNSSEVSGASTITQQTSRSILGINRPRTFKHKAADILLAYFLHANQSKQNILAYYLTTTSYGNRIIGLSKAAQQYFSLAPTDLDWHQAILLAAIIKNPSDLTATKITRRKQHIAELLAKKSLISNTEKDSILRSPTPQFSEENSIIAPHFVYFVLSNLEEKWGQDFWHNKKVDVLTTLDSKLYFHNKSAIQEELTKLTEKNIHNAASIVINNSNGEVLSYVGSPNYFDHDHEGKVDMVQAPRQPGSALKPFIYLASILEGWGAGTIIYDIPSRFLTSTNTPYTPLNYDLEFHGPVTLRQALANSYNVPAVKALEFVGISKAKKLLEAVGISSLKESDDHYGLSLALGSGEVSLFELANAYYTLANLGRYQELQTMQQVIIDGQEVSFPSDLIKTGATNNQLKAAASLIINVLSDNKAREPAFDEYNNLTFDFPVAAKTGTSRNFNDNWTAGFSKQYTVGVWSGNADGAPMHGVSGITGAGSIFQRIMRDLPHTTTSAFTLDPSIETHTICIPSGQLPTKYCQHTVEELFVPHTAPQSFDTWYQADGLHLPTELNAWQKKFTTTTSLQTGITIVKPANHDIFQLDPEIPDSHESIPCEIITSHMSRLEITLNNQLLPANCQLPTRAGSYILSVSGYDQNGQKIIRQVMYQVE; encoded by the coding sequence ATGATTACAGCTTTTGTGGTCAGTGCATTCAGCAATATCAAAAATACTAATACAATTAGCCAGTTAACTATCTACGATCGCCATCATCAAGTATTGGCCCAATGGACTATAGGCAATACCAAGGATCAGCCCCAGTTGGCATCACGAGCACTATCAAGTCTCTTAATCACTGAAGATCAACGTTTTTTTAGTCATAACGGCATAGACATTCTTGCCCTTGCCAGAGCCGTATACGAACGAGTTAGCAACTCTTCTGAAGTCTCTGGTGCTAGTACTATTACTCAACAGACCAGCCGAAGCATACTAGGAATAAATCGCCCACGAACCTTTAAGCACAAAGCTGCAGACATTTTACTGGCTTACTTTTTGCACGCCAATCAAAGCAAACAAAATATCTTAGCCTATTATTTAACCACTACTTCCTATGGAAACCGTATTATTGGCTTAAGTAAAGCAGCTCAACAATACTTTTCCTTAGCACCAACAGATTTAGATTGGCATCAAGCAATTTTACTGGCAGCAATAATCAAGAACCCCAGTGATTTGACAGCTACCAAGATCACCCGGAGGAAACAGCACATTGCTGAACTGCTAGCTAAAAAGAGCCTTATTTCTAATACCGAAAAAGATAGTATCCTCCGCAGCCCCACACCTCAGTTCTCTGAAGAGAATAGTATTATTGCTCCGCACTTTGTTTATTTCGTTTTAAGTAATTTGGAAGAGAAATGGGGACAGGACTTTTGGCACAATAAAAAAGTAGATGTACTTACGACATTAGATAGTAAACTTTATTTCCACAATAAAAGTGCAATTCAAGAAGAGTTAACAAAGTTAACCGAAAAAAACATTCACAATGCCGCTAGTATAGTAATAAATAATAGTAATGGTGAAGTACTTAGCTATGTTGGTAGTCCCAATTACTTCGATCATGACCATGAAGGGAAAGTAGATATGGTTCAAGCTCCGCGCCAACCCGGCTCAGCCCTTAAACCATTTATCTACTTAGCCAGTATCCTTGAAGGATGGGGAGCTGGTACCATCATTTATGATATTCCTAGTCGTTTTTTAACTAGCACTAATACTCCCTATACACCGCTGAATTATGATTTAGAATTCCACGGACCAGTAACTTTACGTCAGGCATTAGCCAACTCTTACAATGTTCCTGCTGTGAAAGCTTTGGAATTCGTTGGTATAAGCAAGGCAAAGAAGCTATTAGAAGCAGTAGGAATCAGTAGTCTAAAAGAATCTGATGATCATTACGGGCTCTCCTTGGCTTTAGGCAGCGGTGAAGTTAGTCTATTTGAATTGGCCAATGCTTATTACACATTGGCCAATCTAGGCAGATACCAAGAACTCCAAACAATGCAACAAGTAATTATCGATGGGCAAGAAGTTTCATTCCCCTCAGATCTCATCAAAACAGGCGCAACAAACAACCAATTAAAAGCGGCAGCCTCACTGATTATTAATGTGCTCAGTGACAATAAAGCTCGCGAACCAGCCTTTGATGAATACAACAACTTAACTTTTGACTTTCCGGTAGCGGCAAAAACTGGCACTAGTCGAAACTTCAACGATAATTGGACAGCAGGCTTTTCTAAACAATATACCGTAGGAGTGTGGAGTGGCAATGCTGACGGTGCTCCAATGCACGGAGTAAGTGGCATTACTGGTGCTGGGTCCATTTTTCAAAGAATTATGCGTGACCTACCTCACACGACTACATCTGCATTTACTTTAGACCCCAGTATTGAGACCCACACCATCTGTATTCCCTCAGGCCAATTGCCCACTAAGTATTGCCAACATACTGTAGAAGAATTATTTGTTCCCCACACGGCACCACAAAGTTTTGACACCTGGTATCAAGCAGATGGTTTACACTTACCAACAGAGTTGAATGCTTGGCAAAAGAAGTTCACTACTACCACCAGTTTGCAAACAGGGATCACTATCGTAAAACCAGCTAATCATGATATTTTCCAGCTTGATCCTGAGATTCCTGATAGCCATGAATCAATTCCTTGTGAAATAATCACCAGTCATATGAGTAGACTGGAAATAACATTAAACAACCAATTGCTTCCAGCTAACTGTCAATTACCTACCCGAGCAGGATCCTACATACTTTCTGTCAGTGGCTACGATCAAAACGGCCAAAAAATAATCAGACAAGTAATGTATCAAGTGGAATAA
- a CDS encoding polymer-forming cytoskeletal protein, with amino-acid sequence MFQSNERETQQHVTTIGKQMKITGTLASDSNVIFDGTLEKGTIKIGGSLTVGIGALIKGEVDTQKLTVNGTIEGNVSVKEDLEIGTSGKITGDITVRGKLIITKGGILNGRCTMGHESNSDNEAPAPTRRPLAREKKELASE; translated from the coding sequence ATGTTTCAATCAAACGAACGTGAGACACAACAACATGTCACTACTATTGGTAAACAAATGAAAATTACTGGCACCTTAGCTAGTGATAGTAATGTGATATTTGATGGTACCTTGGAAAAAGGCACCATAAAAATCGGCGGTAGTCTCACAGTGGGCATCGGCGCCTTGATTAAAGGCGAAGTAGATACTCAAAAGCTAACAGTAAATGGTACTATTGAAGGAAATGTTAGTGTCAAAGAAGATTTGGAAATTGGCACTTCTGGCAAAATTACTGGTGATATCACAGTTCGAGGTAAATTGATAATTACCAAAGGCGGGATCTTAAATGGTCGCTGTACTATGGGACACGAGTCAAATTCAGACAATGAGGCTCCTGCACCTACTCGCCGACCGCTAGCTCGAGAGAAAAAAGAGTTGGCTTCTGAGTAA